DNA from Prevotella melaninogenica:
AGATGGACAAGGGTTTTATCCTCTATAACAATGGTGGTAAGACTGCGGTAATCAGCAACTTGGCTATTGGAATGTTAGACCCATACAATGCTCATTCTGGTGCAAACGCATGGTACAGCACAGGAGCGACAGAGCCTTCTTACGTTTCACAGGGCTGGGTTCCAGCAGCTTGTGGTATATGGTACTTCCCTAATTCATTGATTATCGAGCCTTATTCACAGGTTGTTATCTGCTGTATGGGGGCAATAGATAATACTAAGACCTACCCACAGAGTATCAACTATGCCAATAAAGACTACTATACTATGTACGACCCAGAGTCTGGTTTTAAAAATCCAAAATACTATCCAACACCAGCAGACGTTATCCCTACCAACCAATACCTTAAGGCAGTAGAATATGGACAGGGTAATGCTTGGCCACTTAGTGTAACTTCTCCTGGCTTCTTTATCTTCCAAACAAAGAACACAACGCCTGCTACTTTCGCAAACGATGCAAGTAATATCACATACGCACCAGGCAAAGCTCTGAACAAAATAAATGCTGTATTGAAGGTCCCAACAGACTGGATTATTGACGGTGTTGAGGTTTATGAGAAAATTAATGAGAGCAAGAGTAAGAAGCGTTTCGGCTCTGACGTAGATGCTGGTTATGTGAAGCAGACTATCAA
Protein-coding regions in this window:
- a CDS encoding DUF4876 domain-containing protein; the encoded protein is MKKILLLLVAMFAFIGNINAQTWNMVVTHKDGTVQVIKASDVKNVTFQLPDQNADQVIIKELYTTGVPIENDPKNFFQMDKGFILYNNGGKTAVISNLAIGMLDPYNAHSGANAWYSTGATEPSYVSQGWVPAACGIWYFPNSLIIEPYSQVVICCMGAIDNTKTYPQSINYANKDYYTMYDPESGFKNPKYYPTPADVIPTNQYLKAVEYGQGNAWPLSVTSPGFFIFQTKNTTPATFANDASNITYAPGKALNKINAVLKVPTDWIIDGVEVYEKINESKSKKRFGSDVDAGYVKQTIKLGHSVYRNVDAEATKKIEGNTAKLVYNYKYGTDPSGIDAEASMKNGAKIVYMDTNNSTSDFHERKQFSLRDK